The following is a genomic window from Trachemys scripta elegans isolate TJP31775 chromosome 7, CAS_Tse_1.0, whole genome shotgun sequence.
GACCTAATCAAGGGCTTCATCCAGCTTCCATTTCAGTCAATGGGAAGTCACTGACCCCAACGGGAGCATGTTAGGGACCCAGATCTTAAGTCCATTAATTGTGAGCAGCCCTTGACTGATTCTACTCAAGGTGTTAACCAGTGCATAAGCAAGtgcttgcaggatcggggccttattTAGTAACTCTCTAAATTTTCTGTCCAAGTGAATATCAAACTTAATATTTATCAGCATCAGATCCCGGTTGTATtgttaagttaaaaaaatattaagtacAAATGTTTAAGAGTTTTAAAGATACTCTTCGGACCCATGGAAACAGGAGATTAGGCTTCTAGTAAATCCTGCACTTTCTTTAATGGACAACATGCCGTGCCCTGCGTTTATAGTCGGTAGGAAGCAATTTGAATACCAGTCCCCATCAGCAAGAAATCATAACCAGTTATCGTTATGCTCAGCACCCGTGCGGCTTTACACACGCAGAGCGTGGCCAAGTGTGAAACAGCGCTCTCTTTGCTCAAGCGAGTTCCGTTCGGAGAAACTGTTGCACGCGCGGGGCCTGACTGAAGCCAAGGGGCAGCTGGAGGCACTCAGCGTCTCTGCACACATCCCTGCAGCTAGGGGAGTAGCGAGCGGCCCAAAGCCTCCCAGCCCGACTGTCTCTGCCGCGGGGACTGGGGCCGGACACTGACCTGAATCTCGGACAGCTGAAGAGCGGCCGCCAGCTTCCTCCTCTCCGCTGCCCCCACGTACTTCTGCCGCTTGAAGGTTTTCTCCAGCTTGCCGACCTGCTCCGGGGTGAAGGCGGTCCGCGCCCTGCGCTGCTGGGGCTCGCCCTCCCCCGGCGACGAGGGGATGCAGGAGGCGGCGCTTTCGCTCTCGTACCCGGAGGACTCGTCCGTGCTCACCCAGCCGCCCTCGGGAGCTGCAAAGGCGGAGGGTGGGTTAGGGCTCCGGTGCCCAACGGGGAGAAACAGCCCGATCGGGCCCCGCGGCTTGCGAGCCAGCCCtccgctgctcctccagccagggCAACAGCATCATCCTTTCTGCcgccccaccctcctcccctcggCCAGCTGGAGGCTCTTCCTCGCGGCCGGATCAGGGCCCTACTTTCCTCTCCAGCACCAGCCACCACCTCCCCCGGGCTCGCCTCTGACTTACCGGGACTTGCTCGGCCGTTGGGCAGCTCCTGGGGCTTGGTGTCTTCCAGCTCCTCTCGGCGCAGGCTGCTGGGTTGGAGCTGGCccccggccgcggctccccctTTGGGCTTTGCTTTGGCCAGGCGGGGACTCCTGCTGAAGGAGGTGGGGGCCCGCGGAGGAGGAACGCAGCAGATGTGCGGCCTGCCCGCTGGCCTTTGCTCCTCGCTCTCAGGCGGGGCCGGGAAGTCCACAGAGAAGGCGACCTCACCCATGGCGAGTGGGAGCTGAAGGAGCGGGGCTCACAGGAGCTGCCTGGAGTTCCCTCTGTTTAGCTAGCGCTGCTCCGCTGGAGGGAAGGGCAAGTTGGTGGGTGGGGGCCTCCATTTATTTATAGGGGGCCCTCCCTCGCGGGCTCGTTTGCGAGTGTGAATCCACATCAAAGTACGAAGAGAAAAGAGAGAACAGCTGTCAGTTAGGAGTAGAGTTCACACGTCTGGCAAATGTCTGCAGCCCCTGGCTCCAGAGAGTCTGCAGGATTGTTTCTGCCCCCTTGAAATGCAAACCTGCTCTGGGCCCCTCCTGATTCTCCCCTGGAGAGGGGGAGTGGCGGCATGGACAATTCCAGCCACACCAAACAAAAGACCAGCAAAAGGGCTTTTAAAGACAGTTACACGCCAGATAATGGCAGAACGATGGGGTTCAA
Proteins encoded in this region:
- the LOC117881016 gene encoding LOW QUALITY PROTEIN: homeobox protein vent1-like (The sequence of the model RefSeq protein was modified relative to this genomic sequence to represent the inferred CDS: deleted 2 bases in 1 codon) translates to MGEVAFSVDFPAPPESEEQRPAGRPHICCVPPPRAPTSFSRSPRLAKAKPKGGAAAGGQLQPSSLRREELEDTKPQELPNGRASPAPEGGWVSTDESSGYESESAASCIPSSPGEGEPQQRRARTAFTPEQVGKLEKTFKRQKYVGAAERRKLAAALQLSEIQVKTWFQNRRMKLKRQIQDHHHSFISSDPFYGYKQGTPPNMLQDYSHYPSPMQQRLLPFTPNCALQFNSSFQIYDSQNPSYALRAHDLPFFQQHFLPQFCPSSYTEQNGQQTI